The Pocillopora verrucosa isolate sample1 chromosome 14, ASM3666991v2, whole genome shotgun sequence genome has a segment encoding these proteins:
- the LOC131794767 gene encoding motile sperm domain-containing protein 2-like, protein MAEENELEAKRIDELRQRFFHENGAILQEFDEQDVKRVRDEDFWLSCFLKSRKQDVDIALSVLVECLRWRKSFGVNELTERSVDRRLFEAGFLFPYNRDRDGNTLIIYIGKLYKKDPQQHPELKRYLVFLLEKHVKMFPGRKVTFLFDMQDTGLSNMDLDFVKFIISCFRDYFPSTLAWLVVVEMPWILSATWKIVKSWLSPEAVKKIRFLNKPELLDLVDEDKLLVRLGGTDPYEYSYPPTKEALASLGITESTNTEDNLIENGTANQGNDFDDDSCEDAREEAPPSNTKKVTFEDAPSTAADQSLENASSQSNSKQRNNSTKLTLRAVSSRSSQRRAPPDGFTRTGSLLSITPAEELVFTGTTSTGEILQSLSLTNNTLSTVAFKVKTTSPESYRVRPSSGIIPANSSVDVSVFLQPGHAASVVKDKFLVMSTELQDDKSPSELATLWKTIPKANIVEHRLRCRFLASSSQLSGQYSDIAEGKPVTLSMAIDSIQALQRQLSDVEKKLDTSNRKISHIETGLNVFIKVQLGLFSAMIVLFAIVMYYATFLI, encoded by the exons ATGGCAGAGGAG AATGAGTTAGAGGCCAAACGAATCGATGAGCTCAGGCAGCGGTTTTTTCATGAAAACG GTGCAATTTTGCAAGAATTTGATGAACAAGACGTGAAACGAGTCCGTGATGAGGACTTCTGGTTGAGTTGCTTTCTGAAATCTCGCAAGCAGGATGTAGACATTGCATTATCTGTCTTG GTGGAATGTTTAAGATGGAGAAAATCATTTGGAGTTAATG AACTTACAGAACGTTCTGTAGACCGGAGACTGTTTGAGGCTGGTTTCCTCTTTCCATATAACCGGGACAGAGATGGAAATACGTTAA TCATCTACATTggaaaactttacaaaaaagaTCCACAGCAACATCCAGAATTGAAGAGGTACCTTGTGTTCCTCCTAGAAAAACAT GTCAAAATGTTCCCTGGCAGaaaagtaacatttttatttgacatgCAGGATACTGGGTTATCAAATATG GACCtggattttgtaaaatttatcatAAGTTGTTTCAGAGATTACTTTCCATCGACATTGG CATGGCTAGTAGTCGTGGAAATGCCCTGGATTTTATCAG CAACATGGAAAATTGTCAAGTCATGGCTGAGCCCTGAAGCTGTCAAAAAAATCAG atttttaaaCAAACCTGAACTTTTGGATTTAGTTGATGAAGACAAGCTACTTGTTAGATTAGGTGGAACT GATCCCTATGAATATTCTTATCCACccacaaaagaagctcttgccAGTCTTGGTATCACTGAATCCACAAA TACAGAAGATAACCTCATTGAAAATGGTACCGCAAACCAAGGCAATGATTTTGACGATGACAGTTGTGAAGATGCGCGTGAAGAGGCTCCTCCGTCCAATACAAAGAAG GTGACGTTTGAGGATGCGCCTTCTACTGCAGCCGACCAGAGTCTTGAAAATGCATCTTCTCAGTCGAATTCAAAGCAG AGGAATAATTCAACAAAGCTCACTCTTCGAGCTGTAAGTTCAAGATCATCACAAAGACGAGCACCTCCAGACGGCTTTACTAGAACAGGAAGTCTGCTTAGTATTAC GCCAGCGGAGGAATTAGTTTTCACCGGAACAACTTCAACTGGAGAAATTCTTCAATCGTTGTCGCTCACCAACAACACCTTGTCAACAGTAGCTTTCAAG gtAAAGACAACCTCTCCAGAGAGTTATCGAGTCCGACCAAGCTCGGGTATAATTCCTGCAAACTCCTCTGTAGATGTCAGCGTATTTTTACAGCCAG GTCATGCTGCCAGCGTAGTAAAAGACAAGTTCTTGGTGATGTCGACTGAGTTACAGGATGATAAGTCGCCAAGTGAACTTGCTACATTATGGAAAACGATACCAAAAGCAAATATTGTGGAACACAG aCTTCGCTGCCGATTTCTGGCGTCTAGTTCTCAGCTTTCCGGTCAGTATTCTGATATTGCGGAAGGTAAACCAGTAACTCTTAGTATGGCCATCGACAGCATTCAGGCTCTTCAACGACAGCTGAGTGACGTGGAGAAAAAG cTTGATACCAGCAACAGAAAAATCTCGCACATAGAGACAGGTCTTAATGTGTTCATTAAAGTTCAATTGGGACTCTTTTCCGCCATGATAGTTTTGTTCGCCATTGTGATGTACTACGCTACGTTCCTCATTTAA
- the LOC131794769 gene encoding protein unc-50 homolog A isoform X1, translating into MLPEPANSSYHSPSKKRSRCMSTSMQYKFLRRILKYRHMDFEFALWQMLYLCVSPRKVYRNFHYHKQTKDQWARDDPAFLVLLSIWLCASSIGFAVMLKLPFLGFLKFLLWVVFVDCIAVGLIIASLLWFFCNRYLRISTTHDPGQRVEWAYAFDVHLNAFFPLLLILHVIQLFCMKIIIDNPWFISRFIGNSLWLIALVYYIYISFLGYSALPFLRSTVVLLYPVLLVVMGYIVSLAVGWNIGQTFLHFYEYRVVTQTASLPQTIS; encoded by the exons ATGCTACCGGAGCCTGCAAATTCGTCTTATCATTCGCCCTCAAAGAAGCGTTCGCGATGTATGTCGACCTCGATGCAGTACAAGTTTCTTCGTCGGATCTTAAAATATCGGCATATGGATTTTGAATTTGCCCTGTGGCAGATGCTCTACCTTTGCGTATCACCAAGAAAAGT ATACAGAAATTTTCATTACCACAAAC AAACAAAAGACCAGTGGGCAAGGGATGATCCTGCTTTTCTTGTGTTGCTTAGTATTTGGTTGTGTG CATCTTCTATTGGCTTTGCTGTTATGTTGAAGCTGCCCTTTTTAggatttttaaagtttttattatGGGTTGTATTTGTGGATTGCATTGCTGTGGGTCTCATTATTGCATCATTATTATG GTTCTTTTGCAACAGATACCTGAGGATATCCACTACACATGATCCAGGACAAAGAGTAGAATGGGCCTATGCATTTGATGTTCACCTAAATGCTTTCTTCCCTTTGCTGTTAATATTACATGTCATCCAACTCTTTTGTATGAAGA TTATCATAGACAATCCCTGGTTCATATCAAGGTTTATCGGAAACTCTCTTTGGCTCATAGCTTTGGTgtattatatttatatttctttcctAGGATACAGCG CATTACCATTTCTTCGAAGTACTGTAGTGCTACTGTATCCTGTCTTGTTGGTAGTGATGGGATACATTGTATCTCTTGCTGTGGGCTGGAACATAGGGCAGACATTTTTGCACTTTTATGAGTATAGAGTGGTGACTCAGACTGCCAGCTTGCCTCAAACTATTAGCTGA
- the LOC131794881 gene encoding uncharacterized protein, translating into MAQIDIPEEEIGVAFSGGGIRSAALSSGVLRRLLHREVKFGYVSCVSGGNYTAAAYLDWKYRHKNTDDPDWHKKFFEHMRSRAGYLCNWKNPLQGILESIILVFLVITVNLLIPCIIYSAGAIPSAYVIDYVLGAVMRKGFNCSDVPQTSKGLNTSERHCTQQFEIGHPEVREQFYLFFCLFLVFFVSYFVKTIIPTRRRSIARYFKILSGLLLALTFFPWLIQQSTGVLPSWLNALIIFLSIFFWLGFPPLRGEVSLVLMVYFYAFVVKWRVYETSVLGIVYEEQLFYTLLFFSGFFLWLTPFVGMFSTTAVFVYYRWRLQRAFFTETSVGPLGCKGIGCRDFFPILSCTRPERNPERVPLMMDDLTEVKPEYISCVAVDYWRKEGKELPYAVMALSPNKIERIDDQPGKSRVSEVLKPENVSVADAMVTSAAVMTLSPEQEEPYRDLQVQLGLTLRKGFSAEEGGIASKISTILIQSIVALPVILLAVIWFANWEINAEGVVIVLYVVIALFVAYPVIFFGIAMFPTCVNTPNVLKKFARWCHVHLYHVRMLREFFQVDNVGPRPPALLSLSDGGRLEKFGLLPLLKKQLKKILIVDGSFIRSDEDYAKQILRSLDQARKELHCEFVGCTGRDVKEEMQKEYVDVPRDPPPRYYKFKVQYYDKQPDKSYERVKEGEIMIIAPRYPIGEERSPDLENNCTNEADRSTFYCCHSISKVLQWISKKLCLGCPCTSTVDQSTPDLENNWNQYHNDTRGTLDEIEWGRGPVLSVNEVDRLTFCCCECCHSNSKVLQWISKKLCLGFPSTSTVNQFFTSSLYTAYHREGYRACVESDAEIFLTKGEAEGPCTSCPSGTESALPHQTEGRTLESNRVVTGRSETATEITAESENLPNQVMSSADGV; encoded by the exons ATGGCACAGATAGACATTCCAGAGGAAGAGATTGGCGTTGCTTTCTCTGGTGGTGGAATTCGCTCTGCTGCATTGAGCTCAGGTGTGTTGCGAAGGCTTCTACATCGTGAAGTTAAATTTGGTTACGTGAGCTGCGTCTCCGGAGGAAATTACACAGCCGCTGCCTACTTGGACTGGAAATACAGACACAAAAACACGGATGATCCGGATTggcataaaaaattttttgagcACATGCGAAGCAGAGCTGGTTACTTATGCAACTGGAAAAATCCATTACAAGGCATTTTAGAGAGCATCATTCTGGTTTTTCTGGTGATCACAGTCAATCTCCTCATACCCTGCATCATCTATAGCGCTGGCGCTATTCCATCTGCCTACGTCATTGATTACGTGCTTGGCGCGGTCATGCGCAAAGGTTTCAATTGCAGTGATGTCCCTCAAACTTCAAAAGGACTGAACACTTCAGAGAGACATTGCACTCAACAATTCGAGATCGGTCATCCAGAGGTGCGCGAGCAGTTTTACTTGTTCTTTTGCCTATTCCTCGTATTCTTCGTGTCCTACTTCGTCAAGACCATCATTCCCACGAGACGTCGCTCGATTGCCCGTTACTTCAAGATTTTATCCGGGTTACTGCTTGCTTTGACTTTCTTCCCCTGGTTAATACAGCAGTCTACTGGGGTGTTACCCAGCTGGTTGAACGCCCTGATAATCTTCCTTAGCATCTTCTTTTGGCTGGGATTTCCACCATTAAGAGGCGAAGTATCCCTAGTACTTATGGTGTACTTTTATGCATTCGTTGTGAAGTGGCGAGTGTATGAGACAAGTGTTCTGGGTATTGTGTATGAGGAGCAACTTTTTTACactctcctctttttttctggatttttcCTATGGTTAACTCCTTTCGTTGGAATGTTCAGCACTACGGCAGTTTTTGTATACTACAG gtGGAGGCTACAGCGAGCATTTTTTACGGAGACAAGTGTTGGTCCACTTGGTTGTAAAGGAATCGGTTGCCGAGACTTCTTCCCAATACTGTCGTGTACTCGTCCGGAACGCAACCCAGAAAGAGTACCTCTGATGATGGATGACCTGACAGAGGTCAAACCGGAGTACATCAGTTGTGTGGCAGTAGACTACTGGCGAAAAGAAGGGAAAGAATTGCCCTACGCCGTAATGGCTCTGTCGCCGAATAAAATTGAGCGAATCGACGATCAGCCCGGCAAGTCCAGGGTGTCGGAGGTATTAAAACCAGAAAACGTCAGCGTGGCGGATGCCATGGTTACTTCTGCCGCGGTTATGACACTAAGTCCGGAGCAGGAGGAGCCGTACAGAGATTTACAAGTGCAACTGGGCCTAACCCTCCGGAAGGGTTTCAGCGCGGAGGAAGGAGGAATAGCTTCAAAG atttcaacGATTTTAATCCAGAGCATCGTAGCCCTCCCGGTGATATTGCTTGCCGTTATCTGGTTTGCTAACTGGGAAATTAATGCCGAGGGTGTGGTCATCGTTTTGTACGTGGTCATCGCTTTGTTCGTGGCCTATCCTGTGATATTTTTTGGCATTGCCATGTTTCCAACCTGCGTAAATACACCAAACGTCCTTAAAAAATTCGCAAG ATGGTGTCACGTGCATCTATATCACGTTCGAATGTTGCGCGAGTTCTTTCAAGTCGACAACGTCGGCCCCAGGCCCCCAGCGCTTCTATCTCTTAGTGATGGAGGTCGCTTGGAGAAATTTGGTTTGCTACCACTACTGAAGAAACaacttaagaaaattttaatcgtgGATGGAAGTTTCATAAGGAGCGACGAAGATTACGCCAAACAGATCCTGAGATCGCTGGATCAAGCCAGAAAGGAATTACATTGTGAATTTGTGGGATGTACTGGCCGTGATGTGAAGGAGGAGATGCAGAAAGAGTACGTGGACGTACCTCGAGATCCCCCGCCGAGATATTATAAATTCAAGGTTCAGTATTACGACAAACAACCCGATAAAAGCTATGAGAGAGTGAAAGAAGGAGAAATAATGATCATTGCACCTCGTTACCCCATTGGAGAGGAGCGTTCTCCAGATTTGGAGAATAATTGCACAAATGAAGCTGACCGCTCGACCTTCTACTGTTGTCATTCAATCTCCAAAGTCCTTCAGTGGATATCTAAAAAGCTTTGTTTGGGATGCCCATGCACGTCAACTGTCGATCAATCTACTCCAGATTTGGAGAATAATTGGAATCAGTACCACAATGATACCAGAGGGACACTTGATGAAATAGAGTGGGGTAGAGGGCCTGTTCTCAGCGTAAATGAAGTTGACCGCTTGACCTTCTGCTGTTGTGAATGTTGTCATTCAAACTCCAAAGTCCTTCAGTGGATATCTAAAAAGCTTTGTTTGGGATTCCCTAGTACGTCAACTGTCAATCAATTCTTTACGTCTTCACTCTATACAGCTTATCACCGCGAGGGATATCGCGCATGCGTAGAATCTGATGCCGAGATATTTCTCACGAAGGGTGAAGCCGAAGGCCCGTGCACTAGTTGCCCTTCGGGAACTGAGTCCGCACTCCCGCACCAAACAGAAGGCCGGACACTTGAGAGCAACCGTGTCGTCACGGGAAGATCAGAGACCGCAACCGAGATAACAGCTGAAAGCGAGAATTTGCCTAATCAAGTTATGTCCTCTGCAGATGGTGTATAA
- the LOC131794802 gene encoding uncharacterized protein: MPEEKTGLAFSGGGIRSAALSSGVLRRLLHRKVKIDYVSCVSGGNYTAAAYVDWKYRNNKEDDPKWHNKFFEHMRSRVGYICSWKNPLQGILESIILVFLLITVNLLIPCIIYSAGAVPSAYVIDYLLGTVMRKGFNCTDVPQISKGLNNSRKRCTQQFEIDEPEMRKPVYLFFFLFLAFFVSHVIKTIAPLRLRSISRYFKILSGSLLALTYIPWLMEQFTEVLPDWLYTLVIVLSIFFWLGFPPLRGKASLALVAYVYASVVRWRVYETSVIGIEYEEKLFYNLLLVSGFCLWLNPFVGMFSSTAIFTYYKWRLQRAFFTKKSVGLLGCNGISCRDFFPILSCYSPEEHDPAKEPLVMDDLKQVKPQYISNVAVDYWRKKPILKEPSYAIMALSPTENERIDHQPGEPSVEDKLYPKYVNQTDAMVTSAAVMALSPEQEEPFRDLQMLLGLTLRKGIRSNPNESFGLASKILAVLIQSIAALPIILLAAIWHSPWDMKNAERAAIASFVVYFIIFFGIALLQTGRETPCFLDNFARWCHVHLYHVRMLRELFQVNNVGPRPPALLSLSDGGRLEKFGLLPLLKKRLKRILIVDGSFIVNDEDYAKQILKSMDQARKVLNCEFVGFGGRDVKEEMRKTYVDVPRGRQPRYHRFKVQYYDKKPDESYEKVSEGDIMIIAPRYPKYGKPSLDLENNWDQYHQDTGERLDEKEWGKGPVLSEDEVDRLTFCCCECCHSNSKVLQWISKKLCLGFPSTSTVNQFFTSSLYTAYHREGYRACVESGAEEFLKECDATELADIV; encoded by the exons ATGCCAGAGGAAAAGACCGGCCTTGCTTTCTCCGGTGGTGGAATTCGCTCTGCTGCATTGAGCTCCGGTGTGTTACGAAGGCTTCTACATCGTAAAGTTAAAATTGATTACGTTAGCTGCGTTTCCGGAGGAAATTACACAGCCGCCGCCTACGTGGATTGGAAATACAGAAACAACAAAGAGGATGATCCGAAATGGcataataaattttttgaaCACATGCGAAGCAGAGTTGGTTACATTTGCAGTTGGAAAAATCCATTGCAAGGCATTTTAGAGAGCATCATACTGGTTTTCCTGCTGATCACAGTCAATCTTCTTATCCCCTGCATCATCTACAGCGCCGGTGCTGTTCCATCTGCCTACGTCATCGATTACCTGCTTGGCACGGTCATGCGCAAAGGCTTTAACTGCACCGATGTCCCACAAATTTCAAAAGGACTGAACAATTCAAGGAAACGTTGCACTCAACAATTCGAAATCGACGAGCCAGAGATGCGCAAGCCAGTTTacctgttcttttttcttttccttgcatTCTTTGTGTCCCACGTCATCAAGACTATCGCTCCATTAAGACTTCGCTCGATTTCCCGTTACTTCAAGATTTTGTCCGGGTCGCTGCTTGCTTTAACGTACATTCCCTGGTTGATGGAGCAGTTTACTGAGGTTCTTCCTGATTGGCTTTATACGCTAGTAATCGTGCTGAGCATCTTTTTCTGGCTTGGATTTCCACCCTTACGAGGCAAGGCATCCTTAGCACTAGTGGCGTACGTTTATGCATCCGTTGTGAGATGGCGAGTGTATGAGACCAGTGTTATAGGTATCGAGTATGAGGAGAAACTTTTTTACAATCTTCTCCTCGTTTCTGGATTTTGCTTATGGTTGAATCCTTTCGTTGGAATGTTCAGCTCCACGGCAATTTTTACATACTACAA GTGGAGACTGCAGCGAGCGTTTTTTACGAAGAAAAGCGTTGGTTTACTTGGCTGTAACGGAATCAGTTGCCGAGACTTCTTCCCGATACTGTCCTGCTATAGCCCCGAGGAGCACGACCCAGCCAAAGAACCTCTAGTCATGGATGACCTAAAGCAAGTCAAACCGCAATACATCAGTAACGTGGCAGTGGATTATTGGCGCAAGAAACCGATCCTAAAAGAGCCTTCCTACGCCATCATGGCACTGTCACCGACTGAGAATGAACGAATCGACCATCAGCCGGGGGAACCTAGTGTGGAGGACAAATTGTATCCAAAATACGTCAATCAGACGGATGCCATGGTAACCTCTGCTGCTGTGATGGCACTGAGTCCGGAGCAGGAGGAGCCGTTCAGAGATCTACAGATGCTTTTGGGATTAACCCTCCGAAAAGGAATCAGGAGTAATCCGAATGAGTCTTTCGGATTAGCTTCAAAG attttagCGGTTTTAATCCAGAGCATCGCAGCCCTCCCGATAATATTGCTTGCAGCCATCTGGCATTCTCCTTGGGACATGAAGAATGCTGAGAGAGCCGCTATTGCTTCGTTCGTGGtctattttataatttttttcggaATTGCCTTGTTGCAAACTGGCCGTGAAACACCATGCTTCCTCGACAACTTTGCAAG ATGGTGTCACGTACATTTATATCATGTTCGAATGTTGCGTGAGTTATTTCAAGTGAACAACGTCGGCCCCAGGCCCCCAGCACTGCTATCTCTCAGTGATGGTGGTCGCCTGGAGAAATTTGGTTTGCTACCACTACTGAAGAAAAGACTTAAGCGGATTTTAATCGTGGATGGAAGTTTCATAGTGAACGATGAAGACTACGCCAAACAGATCCTGAAATCGATGGATCAAGCCAGAAAGGTCCTGAATTGTGAGTTTGTGGGATTTGGTGGCCGTGATGTGAAGGAGGAGATGCGCAAAACGTACGTTGATGTACCTCGAGGTCGCCAGCCAAGATATCATAGATTTAAGGTTCAGTATTACGACAAAAAACCCGATGAAAGCTACGAGAAAGTGAGTGAAGGCGACATAATGATCATCGCACCTCGTTACCCCAAGTATGGAAAACCATCTCTAGATTTGGAAAATAATTGGGATCAGTACCACCAAGATACCGGAGAGCGACTTGACGAAAAAGAGTGGGGTAAAGGGCCTGTTCTCAGCGAAGATGAAGTTGACCGCTTGACGTTCTGCTGCTGTGAATGTTGTCACTCAAACTCCAAAGTCCTTCAGTGGATATCTAAAAAGCTTTGTTTGGGATTCCCAAGTACGTCAACTGTCAATCAATTCTTTACGTCTTCACTCTATACAGCTTATCACCGCGAGGGGTATCGCGCATGCGTAGAATCTGGTGCCGAGGAATTTCTTAAGGAGTGTGATGCCACTGAACTCGCAGATATTGTGTAA
- the LOC131794768 gene encoding bactericidal permeability-increasing protein, with the protein MEEPFIKGTLFKRVFVLFSSVIFVVEHCSAKNIDIDLNLAPEWKREITQRASDYVDHIILPFISKELNDLSVPNLSGTIKTPLGNVQYDLNQIKLSNVVIKKTNVSLLADHGLRISANEASGNMAANWHYKENSWPHISDSGSCDLSIKDLSLGMAFYVDGNLGEKKGKVSAKDCTMKIGSVHIKFKGGASWLYNLFADGLASSLKDQLSAQICKTAISLISSKATQALDNFPSIMRKFHGVQD; encoded by the exons ATGGAAGAACCGTTCATCAAAGGAACACTGTTTAAAAGAGTATTCGTTTTGTTTTCGTCGGTAATTTTTGTCGTTGAACATTGTTCAGCCAAAAATATCGACATCGACTTGAATTTGGCACCAGAATGGAAACGAGAAATTACTCAGAGAGCGTCGGATTACG TGGACCACATCATTCTTCCATTCATTTCTAAAGAACTCAATGATTTATCAGTTCCCAATCTTTCTGGAACCATCAAAACTCCATTAGGAAATGTGCAGTACGATCTCAACCA GATCAAGTTGTCCAATGTAGTGATTAAGAAGACCAATGTTTCACTATTAGCTGATCACGGGTTACGGATTTCTGCTAATGAAGCCTCAGGAAATATGGCAGCTAATTGGCACTACAAAGAGAACTCTTG GCCTCACATCTCTGATTCAGGATCATGTGACCTATCAATCAAAGACCTGTCACTTGGAATGGCTTTCTATGTTGATG GTAACTTGGGAGAGAAGAAGGGAAAAGTCAGTGCAAAAGACTGTACCATGAAAATTGGCTCTGTGCATATCAAGTTCAAAGGAGGTGCAAG CTGGTTGtataatttgtttgctgatggCTTGGCATCAAGCCTTAAAGACCAACTCTCTGCTCAG ATCTGTAAGACTGCTATCAGCCTGATTAGCTCCAAAGCTACTCAAGCCTTAGACAATTTCCCTTCAATTATGAGGAAGTTTCATGGAGTGCAAGACTGA
- the LOC131794769 gene encoding protein unc-50 homolog A isoform X2, producing the protein MLPEPANSSYHSPSKKRSRCMSTSMQYKFLRRILKYRHMDFEFALWQMLYLCVSPRKVYRNFHYHKQTKDQWARDDPAFLVLLSIWLCASSIGFAVMLKLPFLGFLKFLLWVVFVDCIAVGLIIASLLWFFCNRYLRISTTHDPGQRVEWAYAFDVHLNAFFPLLLILHVIQLFFIIDNPWFISRFIGNSLWLIALVYYIYISFLGYSALPFLRSTVVLLYPVLLVVMGYIVSLAVGWNIGQTFLHFYEYRVVTQTASLPQTIS; encoded by the exons ATGCTACCGGAGCCTGCAAATTCGTCTTATCATTCGCCCTCAAAGAAGCGTTCGCGATGTATGTCGACCTCGATGCAGTACAAGTTTCTTCGTCGGATCTTAAAATATCGGCATATGGATTTTGAATTTGCCCTGTGGCAGATGCTCTACCTTTGCGTATCACCAAGAAAAGT ATACAGAAATTTTCATTACCACAAAC AAACAAAAGACCAGTGGGCAAGGGATGATCCTGCTTTTCTTGTGTTGCTTAGTATTTGGTTGTGTG CATCTTCTATTGGCTTTGCTGTTATGTTGAAGCTGCCCTTTTTAggatttttaaagtttttattatGGGTTGTATTTGTGGATTGCATTGCTGTGGGTCTCATTATTGCATCATTATTATG GTTCTTTTGCAACAGATACCTGAGGATATCCACTACACATGATCCAGGACAAAGAGTAGAATGGGCCTATGCATTTGATGTTCACCTAAATGCTTTCTTCCCTTTGCTGTTAATATTACATGTCATCCAACTCTTTT TTATCATAGACAATCCCTGGTTCATATCAAGGTTTATCGGAAACTCTCTTTGGCTCATAGCTTTGGTgtattatatttatatttctttcctAGGATACAGCG CATTACCATTTCTTCGAAGTACTGTAGTGCTACTGTATCCTGTCTTGTTGGTAGTGATGGGATACATTGTATCTCTTGCTGTGGGCTGGAACATAGGGCAGACATTTTTGCACTTTTATGAGTATAGAGTGGTGACTCAGACTGCCAGCTTGCCTCAAACTATTAGCTGA